In Salmo salar chromosome ssa15, Ssal_v3.1, whole genome shotgun sequence, one genomic interval encodes:
- the LOC106571600 gene encoding LOW QUALITY PROTEIN: mitochondrial basic amino acids transporter-like (The sequence of the model RefSeq protein was modified relative to this genomic sequence to represent the inferred CDS: inserted 2 bases in 1 codon) has translation MDFLAGCIGGAAGVLVGHPFDTVKVRLQVQNVDKPLYRGTYHCFQSIVRQESMFGLYKGIGSPMMGLTFVNAIVFGVQGNTMRYLGHDTPMNQFLAGAAAGAIQCVICCPMELAKTRMQMQGTGEKKSKRQLYKNSLDCLAHIYKREGLLGVNRGMVTTLIRETPCFGVYFLTYDILTRSMGCEPGDRYMIPKLLFAGGMSGVTCWLSTYPVDVIKSRLQADGVGGVYQYSSIADCVRQSVKREGLIVFTRGLTSTLLRAFPVNAVTFATVTLVLMYARGVEEGPKDSEPATPVTAHHTXLQQQAQATSL, from the exons GTGCTGCCGGAGTCTTAGTAGGACACCCTTTTGACACGGTTAAG GTGAGACTACAGGTCCAGAATGTGGACAAGCCTCTTTACCGCGGGACCTACCACTGTTTCCAGTCCATCGTACGGCAGGAGTCA ATGTTTGGGCTGTACAAAGGCATCGGCTCCCCCATGATGGGCTTAACCTTTGTCAATGCCATAGTGTTTGGAGTGCAGGGCAACACCATGCGTTACCTGGGCCATGACACCCCTATGAACCAGTTCCTGGCTGGGGCCGCAGCTGGGGCAATACAGTGTGTCATCTGCTGCCCTATGGAGTTGGCCAAGACACGCATGCAGATGCAAG GCACTGGGGAGAAGAAGTCCAAGAGGCAGCTGTACAAGAATTCCCTGGACTGTCTAGCACATATCTACAAGCGGGAGGGGCTGCTGGGCGTGAACCGCGGCATGGTCACCACGTTGATCCGAGAGACCCCCTGCTTTGGAGTCTACTTCCTGACCTACGACATCCTGACCCGCTCCATGGGCTGCGAGCCCGGCGACCGTTACATGATCCCCAAGCTGCTATTTGCCGGTGGGATGTCTGGGGTCACCTGCTGGCTGTCCACCTATCCTGTGGACGTGATTAAGTCCCGCCTCCAGGCGGACGGGGTGGGCGGAGTCTACCAGTACAGCAGCATCGCTGACTGTGTGCGGCAGAGTGTGAAGAGGGAGGGGCTCATAGTGTTCACGAGAGGTCTCACCTCCACCCTGCTCAGGGCGTTTCCCGTCAACGCTGTCACCTTTGCCACAGTCACTCTGGTGCTGATGTACGCacggggggtggaggaggggcccAAGGACAGTGAACCCGCGACCCCCGTCACAGCTCACCACAC GCTGCAGCAGCAGGCCCAAGCCACCAGCCTGTGA